In one Gemmatimonadota bacterium genomic region, the following are encoded:
- a CDS encoding phospholipase D-like domain-containing protein, translating to MDQAISRAADARRIDGNSVRLLRDAAENYPAWLDAIASAERYVYFEAYIMRDDVTGRRFADALIEKARAGVTVRLLYDWMGAFAKTPSRFWESLRAAGVEVRCFNPFTLASPLGWVHRDHRKSVVVDGGIGFITGLCVGDAWVGDPERGIAPWRDTGVEVRGPAVAEIERAFSRVWAVVGPPIPPEELTARDSIAVAGDTSVRVVASEPWRARLLRLDELVAGAARETLWLSDAYYAGMPTHVQALRAAAKDGVDVRLLVPGGTDIPLLRPLSQAGYRPLLEAGVRVFEWNGPMMHAKTSVADGRLARVGSSNLNIASWLGNYELDAVIEDTAFAECMEEAYLDDLAHATEVVLHRRRRRHRSHDALPGLPPARRMRDRRRGSGSAGRGVAGAIRLGNTVTAAVTDRRVLAAADSRAIAVAGAVLVALAIVAVVWPRVFAIPIAVFSLWFGGAMLLQSYRLRTHGATKTASVPDVHDEHVTGDSPGPAASSTASSTASSAASSAAVTP from the coding sequence ATGGACCAGGCGATCTCGCGCGCAGCGGATGCGCGGCGGATCGATGGCAACAGCGTCCGGCTTCTGCGCGATGCAGCCGAGAATTATCCGGCGTGGCTCGATGCGATCGCATCCGCAGAGCGGTACGTGTATTTCGAAGCGTACATCATGCGCGACGACGTAACCGGCCGGCGCTTCGCCGATGCGCTCATCGAAAAGGCGCGCGCTGGCGTGACCGTGCGCCTGTTGTACGACTGGATGGGTGCGTTTGCCAAGACTCCGTCGCGATTCTGGGAATCGTTGCGCGCGGCCGGTGTCGAGGTTCGCTGCTTCAATCCATTCACTCTCGCAAGCCCGCTGGGCTGGGTCCATCGCGATCACAGGAAGAGCGTCGTCGTCGATGGCGGGATCGGATTCATCACCGGTCTCTGCGTCGGCGATGCGTGGGTGGGCGATCCAGAGCGTGGTATTGCGCCGTGGCGTGATACCGGCGTGGAAGTGCGCGGTCCGGCAGTCGCCGAGATCGAGCGCGCGTTCAGCCGCGTGTGGGCGGTAGTCGGCCCGCCGATTCCACCGGAGGAGCTCACCGCTCGCGATAGTATCGCGGTGGCGGGCGATACGTCGGTGCGCGTCGTCGCGAGCGAGCCATGGCGGGCCCGGTTGCTGCGTCTCGATGAGCTGGTCGCCGGAGCGGCGCGCGAGACACTCTGGCTGTCCGATGCGTATTATGCCGGAATGCCGACACACGTGCAGGCACTCCGCGCGGCGGCGAAGGATGGCGTCGACGTGCGCCTGCTCGTTCCGGGCGGTACCGACATTCCACTGCTGCGTCCGCTCTCGCAGGCAGGTTACAGGCCGTTGCTCGAGGCCGGAGTGCGCGTGTTCGAATGGAATGGTCCGATGATGCATGCCAAGACGTCGGTCGCCGATGGTCGCCTCGCACGCGTCGGGTCGAGCAATCTCAACATTGCGAGCTGGCTCGGCAATTACGAGCTCGATGCAGTGATCGAAGACACTGCGTTCGCCGAATGCATGGAGGAAGCGTATCTGGACGACCTTGCGCATGCGACTGAAGTAGTACTGCACAGACGGCGTCGCAGGCATCGTTCACATGATGCGTTGCCGGGACTGCCGCCGGCGCGGCGCATGCGTGACCGAAGGAGAGGCTCGGGCAGCGCGGGCCGCGGTGTCGCCGGCGCGATTCGACTCGGCAACACGGTCACCGCAGCGGTAACAGACAGACGCGTGCTCGCAGCCGCCGATTCGCGCGCGATCGCGGTCGCGGGTGCCGTGCTCGTCGCGCTGGCAATAGTCGCCGTTGTCTGGCCACGCGTGTTCGCAATCCCGATCGCGGTATTCAGTCTCTGGTTCGGTGGCGCGATGCTGCTGCAGAGCTACAGGCTTCGCACCCACGGGGCCACTAAAACGGCTTCGGTTCCGGATGTGCACGACGAACATGTCACAGGCGACAGTCCCGGGCCGGCGGCTTCTTCGACGGCTTCTTCGACCGCTTCTTCGGCCGCTTCCTCGGCCGCTGTCACGCCATAG
- a CDS encoding pyridoxamine 5'-phosphate oxidase family protein: protein MNEMSGSTGTSSPAGASHNGDTAHAQDTGDLNVTVRELSRDESLAILAKHHLGRVGITFQDRFHLKICNYLYSENWIYTRAELGDDLVMAEHHPWAAFEVDEVDGILDWRSVEVWGAIEFLSSDMHSEDWFEFENAVRLFRSAVPEILRADDPMPKRIHLVRIHVDNILGRESRVGNPRPLPQP, encoded by the coding sequence ATGAACGAGATGTCTGGCTCGACGGGCACGTCTTCGCCAGCGGGCGCGAGTCACAACGGTGACACGGCGCACGCGCAGGACACGGGAGATTTGAACGTCACGGTTCGTGAGCTGTCGCGCGATGAGTCTCTCGCGATACTCGCGAAGCATCATCTGGGTCGTGTCGGAATCACTTTTCAGGACCGGTTCCACCTCAAGATATGCAACTATCTGTATTCCGAAAACTGGATATACACGCGCGCGGAGCTCGGGGACGACCTGGTGATGGCGGAGCATCATCCGTGGGCGGCGTTCGAGGTGGACGAAGTCGATGGCATCCTGGACTGGCGCTCGGTCGAGGTCTGGGGCGCGATCGAGTTTCTCTCTTCGGACATGCACTCCGAGGACTGGTTCGAATTTGAAAACGCGGTCCGGCTTTTCAGGAGTGCTGTTCCGGAGATACTCAGAGCGGACGATCCGATGCCGAAGCGCATTCACCTGGTCCGAATACACGTGGACAACATCCTGGGGCGCGAGTCGCGGGTCGGAAATCCAAGACCGCTCCCCCAACCCTGA
- a CDS encoding DUF5996 family protein codes for MTLASWQDSYATLHMLTQIVGKTRLALAPMLNHWWQVTLYVTERGLTTSSMPFGKHTATVDFDFIYHNVAIRTSAGQTRTIPLVQRPVREFYIEYLDVLAALGIGAKIRGVPVEVETAVPFAEDSQHASYDADSVNRWWRVMVQVDRVLKQFRGRFEGKASPVHFFWGSFDIAATRFSGRGAPLHPGGAPNCPDYVMQEAYSRECSSVGFWPGGGTQEAAFYSYAYPEPDGYREYPPGPESAYYDANMREFILPYEAVRTASSPDEILLEFCERTYEAAASRAAWDRESLERKGKK; via the coding sequence CTGACGCTCGCATCGTGGCAGGACAGCTATGCGACGCTGCACATGCTTACGCAGATTGTCGGCAAGACTCGACTCGCGCTGGCGCCAATGCTGAATCACTGGTGGCAGGTGACGCTCTACGTAACGGAGCGCGGCCTGACGACCAGTTCCATGCCGTTCGGCAAGCATACCGCCACGGTGGATTTTGATTTCATCTATCACAACGTCGCGATACGAACGAGTGCGGGACAGACTCGCACGATTCCGCTCGTCCAGCGTCCCGTGCGGGAATTCTACATCGAATATCTCGATGTTCTTGCTGCGCTCGGTATCGGTGCGAAGATCAGAGGAGTGCCCGTCGAGGTCGAAACTGCGGTTCCATTCGCGGAAGATAGTCAGCACGCGTCGTACGACGCGGACTCCGTGAACCGATGGTGGCGTGTGATGGTTCAGGTGGACCGCGTACTCAAGCAGTTCCGCGGGCGTTTCGAGGGAAAGGCGAGCCCCGTACACTTCTTCTGGGGAAGCTTCGACATCGCTGCAACACGGTTTTCGGGACGTGGCGCGCCGCTGCATCCCGGCGGTGCTCCCAACTGTCCCGATTACGTCATGCAGGAGGCGTACTCGAGAGAGTGCAGCAGCGTGGGATTCTGGCCCGGCGGTGGTACACAGGAAGCGGCGTTCTATTCATACGCGTACCCCGAGCCGGACGGTTACAGGGAATATCCTCCGGGACCGGAGAGTGCGTACTACGATGCGAACATGCGGGAGTTCATACTGCCTTACGAGGCGGTGCGCACCGCCTCATCGCCCGACGAAATACTGCTCGAGTTCTGCGAGCGTACCTACGAAGCGGCGGCTAGTCGTGCCGCATGGGATCGTGAATCATTGGAGCGGAAGGGCAAGAAATGA
- a CDS encoding UBP-type zinc finger domain-containing protein, with amino-acid sequence MASQTCTHLDQIRDVEPRTPNGCEECLKMHSGWVHLRLCLDCGHVGCCDSSPNKHATKHFHATGHPIMRSFEPGEDWGWCYIDDVTFEPAPRVR; translated from the coding sequence ATGGCTTCTCAAACCTGCACTCATCTCGACCAGATACGCGATGTCGAGCCGCGCACGCCGAACGGCTGCGAGGAATGCCTCAAGATGCACAGCGGTTGGGTGCACCTGCGTCTGTGTCTCGATTGCGGACATGTGGGCTGCTGCGACAGCTCGCCGAACAAGCATGCCACGAAGCACTTCCACGCAACAGGACATCCGATCATGCGCTCGTTCGAGCCAGGTGAGGATTGGGGCTGGTGTTACATCGACGACGTGACGTTCGAGCCTGCGCCACGGGTGCGGTGA
- a CDS encoding ABC transporter permease: MRLRVLRFLLRKEFLQIVRDRTLLGMLFIMPVIQLLVLANAVTFEVKSARMYVIDKDHSSMSRGVETRLAASGRFVPTESSPSMANGDEAKLDRRVDLIVVIPEGFERGIVRDHRAPLQLVFNAEDGAAAAVMQTYANAILMNYAGELGAEVSPSVVTNLGVGDGVAPTRGHPVMELRRRGWYNSELDYRQYMVPGILVVLVTMIGTLMTAMNIVREKEAGTLDQLNVTPINRSTFIAAKLIPLWTFAMIDLSIGLVVARLVFHVPMLGSLVLIFFAATIYLVGALGIGLWISTVAETQQQAMFVTFSLLMVYLLMSGLFTPIRGMPVWAQWTTEINPIAHFVALMRAVLLKGARMRDVASHLAALAAISSVVLSVAIRQYHKRSA; the protein is encoded by the coding sequence GTGAGGCTGCGGGTGCTGCGATTTCTGTTGCGAAAGGAATTCCTGCAGATCGTGCGCGATCGCACGTTGCTCGGCATGCTGTTCATCATGCCGGTGATTCAGCTGCTGGTGCTCGCGAATGCAGTGACGTTCGAGGTAAAGAGCGCGCGCATGTACGTCATCGACAAGGACCACAGCAGTATGTCGCGCGGGGTTGAGACGCGGTTGGCAGCCTCGGGGCGGTTCGTGCCGACGGAATCATCTCCGTCGATGGCCAACGGTGACGAGGCGAAGCTGGACCGACGAGTCGATCTGATCGTTGTGATTCCGGAGGGATTCGAGCGCGGAATCGTGCGCGATCATCGTGCACCGTTGCAGCTCGTGTTCAACGCCGAGGACGGCGCCGCAGCCGCCGTGATGCAGACGTATGCCAATGCGATTTTGATGAACTATGCCGGAGAGCTCGGTGCGGAGGTGAGTCCGTCGGTCGTTACCAACCTGGGCGTCGGTGATGGTGTGGCGCCCACACGAGGTCATCCCGTGATGGAGCTGCGCCGGCGCGGTTGGTACAACTCCGAACTGGACTATCGTCAGTACATGGTTCCCGGAATCCTCGTCGTGCTGGTGACGATGATCGGCACGTTGATGACGGCGATGAACATAGTTAGGGAGAAGGAAGCCGGAACGCTCGACCAGCTCAATGTGACCCCCATCAACCGGTCGACCTTCATCGCCGCCAAGCTGATACCGCTCTGGACTTTCGCGATGATCGACCTCTCGATAGGGCTTGTGGTGGCGCGGCTCGTCTTTCACGTTCCGATGCTCGGCAGCCTCGTCCTGATATTCTTCGCCGCGACGATCTATCTCGTCGGTGCGCTCGGTATCGGACTCTGGATCTCGACCGTGGCGGAGACACAGCAGCAGGCGATGTTCGTGACATTCTCGCTGTTGATGGTGTACCTGCTCATGAGTGGGCTGTTCACACCCATTCGTGGTATGCCTGTATGGGCGCAGTGGACCACCGAGATCAACCCGATCGCGCATTTCGTGGCTCTGATGCGTGCCGTGCTGCTCAAGGGTGCCCGGATGCGCGACGTTGCATCGCATCTCGCCGCCCTGGCCGCGATCAGCTCCGTGGTGCTCAGCGTCGCCATACGCCAGTATCACAAGCGCTCGGCCTGA
- a CDS encoding ABC transporter permease: MAGRRSALHAFIIKEMRHILRDRQTLTILLLLPLAMVVLFGYALRNDISDVRLVVVDPTPDYATIALRNRFAGNPRFEIVATSQTLDLLEPLFRRGDADLALAFPPRFAESLSQGVPTRLLLIGDASDPNTGSTMAAYATAVITSYQAEIGATGQAVRIVPQLRMRFNPTLESVNLFVPGLIALVLTLITALMTSISLSREKERGTLEILLVSPLHPWQIILGKVMPYLLLALGNVATALLAAWAVFHVPFRGSLTLLLSASVLYSMVGLSLGVLIAALAPSQRAAMLAALAGTMLPNALLSGMIFPIASLPAWLRMVTYVVPARWFIVIARGIMLKGVGFTYLWKELAVLTVMLAVLLIAAVRSFKPRLA, from the coding sequence ATGGCCGGCCGCAGATCAGCGCTGCACGCATTCATCATCAAGGAGATGCGGCACATCCTTCGTGATCGGCAGACGCTGACGATCCTGTTGTTGCTCCCGCTGGCGATGGTGGTGTTGTTCGGCTACGCGTTGCGGAATGACATCAGTGATGTGCGCCTCGTCGTGGTCGATCCGACGCCCGACTACGCGACGATTGCCCTGCGCAATCGGTTCGCGGGCAATCCACGGTTTGAAATCGTGGCAACATCGCAGACGCTGGATCTGCTGGAGCCATTGTTTCGTCGCGGAGATGCCGACCTTGCGCTGGCGTTTCCGCCGCGGTTCGCAGAATCGCTATCCCAGGGCGTGCCAACCCGCCTGCTGTTGATCGGCGATGCGTCCGACCCCAATACCGGAAGCACTATGGCCGCGTACGCGACCGCTGTGATCACCAGCTACCAGGCGGAAATCGGCGCCACGGGGCAGGCGGTTCGGATAGTTCCGCAGCTGCGAATGCGATTCAACCCGACGCTGGAGAGCGTGAATCTGTTCGTGCCCGGGCTCATCGCACTGGTACTGACGCTCATCACGGCGCTCATGACGTCCATATCGCTGTCGCGCGAGAAGGAGCGCGGCACGCTTGAAATATTGCTGGTATCGCCGCTTCACCCGTGGCAGATCATACTCGGCAAGGTAATGCCGTATCTGCTGCTGGCGCTTGGCAACGTCGCGACTGCACTGCTGGCGGCGTGGGCGGTATTCCATGTCCCGTTCCGGGGAAGCCTGACGCTGCTGCTATCGGCCAGCGTTCTCTATTCGATGGTGGGCCTGTCTCTTGGAGTGCTTATCGCCGCGTTGGCACCGTCCCAGCGCGCGGCGATGCTTGCAGCGCTCGCTGGAACCATGCTGCCGAACGCGTTGCTGTCCGGGATGATATTCCCGATAGCCAGCCTTCCGGCGTGGCTGCGCATGGTGACGTACGTCGTTCCAGCGCGCTGGTTCATCGTGATCGCGCGCGGGATCATGCTGAAGGGTGTGGGTTTCACCTATCTGTGGAAGGAACTTGCGGTACTCACCGTCATGCTCGCCGTGCTGCTGATAGCGGCTGTGCGCAGTTTCAAGCCGAGGCTCGCGTGA
- a CDS encoding ABC transporter ATP-binding protein, whose protein sequence is MTTAIDVRSLTRRFGSFTAVDSISFEVRQGEVFGFLGANGAGKTTAIKMLIGLLAPTSGQASVAGFDVSTNADDVRRHIGYMSQRFSLYEDLTVRENITLYGGIYGLTDLEVRDRGDALIGTLQLGRSSDERVESLPLGWKQKLAFSVAMLHEPAVVFLDEPTGGVDPITRRQFWEMIYTVAERGTTVFVTTHYLDEAEYCDRISIMVDGRIAAMGPPAEVKQKFGAATLDEVFLGLVRPAGVQTPQSA, encoded by the coding sequence ATGACGACGGCGATCGACGTAAGGAGTCTGACGCGGCGCTTCGGCAGCTTCACCGCTGTCGACTCGATCAGCTTCGAAGTGCGGCAGGGTGAAGTGTTCGGCTTCCTCGGCGCCAATGGAGCGGGGAAGACGACGGCGATAAAGATGCTGATCGGTCTGCTGGCGCCGACGTCCGGTCAGGCGAGCGTGGCTGGATTCGATGTTTCAACCAATGCGGACGACGTGCGGCGGCACATCGGATACATGAGCCAGCGCTTCTCGTTGTACGAGGATCTCACGGTTCGTGAGAACATCACCCTGTACGGCGGAATCTACGGACTGACCGATTTGGAGGTCCGCGACCGTGGCGACGCATTGATCGGGACACTGCAACTGGGACGCTCGAGCGATGAGCGCGTCGAGTCGCTGCCGCTGGGGTGGAAGCAGAAGCTCGCGTTCTCCGTTGCAATGCTGCACGAACCTGCGGTTGTCTTTCTGGACGAGCCAACCGGCGGTGTCGATCCGATCACGCGCAGGCAATTCTGGGAGATGATTTATACTGTCGCCGAGCGCGGTACGACGGTGTTCGTCACGACTCACTATCTGGATGAGGCCGAGTATTGCGATCGGATCTCGATAATGGTGGACGGGCGGATCGCGGCGATGGGGCCGCCGGCGGAAGTGAAGCAGAAGTTCGGCGCTGCAACGCTGGACGAGGTCTTTCTGGGGCTGGTACGTCCCGCAGGCGTACAGACTCCTCAGTCCGCCTGA
- a CDS encoding ABC transporter ATP-binding protein, whose amino-acid sequence MSRRFEETVALSDVSFAVNAGELFGLVGPDGAGKTTLFRILTTLLVPDSGTATVLGLDVVRDLWAIRSRVGYMPGRFSLYPDLSVEENLSFFASVFGTSIDEGRAIIAPIYEQIEPFKDRRAGALSGGMKQKLALCCALVHRPEILFLDEPTTGVDAVSRREFWDLLGALKTSGLPILVSTAYMDEATRCDRVGLIQQGRILAVDAPAAIAARYPNPLIAVHANERHKLIQSLRDYQHAKSVYPFGDEVHYSDARTGKATDDIVAELRTYLAGSGFTDVRVKPISAGVEDAFMELMGQPEAVVRAAA is encoded by the coding sequence GTGTCAAGACGCTTCGAGGAGACTGTCGCGCTGTCCGACGTCTCGTTCGCAGTGAACGCTGGCGAGCTGTTTGGACTTGTGGGGCCGGACGGTGCCGGGAAGACCACGCTGTTTCGCATTCTGACTACGCTGCTCGTTCCGGACTCCGGCACGGCGACGGTCCTGGGGCTGGATGTGGTGCGCGATCTATGGGCGATTCGCTCCAGAGTCGGATACATGCCCGGGAGGTTCTCGCTTTATCCGGATCTGAGTGTCGAAGAGAATCTGAGCTTCTTCGCTTCGGTGTTTGGTACGAGCATCGACGAAGGGCGCGCCATCATCGCACCGATCTACGAGCAGATAGAGCCGTTCAAGGATCGTCGCGCCGGCGCGCTGTCCGGTGGAATGAAGCAGAAGCTTGCGCTTTGCTGTGCGCTGGTTCATCGCCCCGAGATTCTCTTTCTCGACGAGCCGACGACTGGCGTCGATGCGGTCTCGCGACGCGAATTCTGGGATCTGCTCGGCGCGCTCAAGACATCGGGCCTGCCGATTCTCGTATCGACCGCTTACATGGACGAGGCGACACGCTGCGATCGGGTCGGGCTGATTCAGCAAGGGCGTATCCTTGCCGTGGACGCTCCCGCGGCAATCGCGGCGCGATATCCGAATCCGCTGATCGCCGTGCATGCAAACGAGCGACACAAGCTGATCCAATCGCTCCGGGACTACCAGCATGCGAAATCGGTCTATCCGTTCGGAGATGAAGTCCATTACAGCGATGCGCGGACCGGGAAGGCGACGGATGATATCGTGGCGGAGCTGCGCACGTATCTCGCCGGTAGTGGATTCACGGATGTTCGCGTGAAACCGATCTCCGCTGGAGTCGAGGATGCGTTCATGGAGTTGATGGGACAGCCGGAAGCGGTCGTCCGGGCGGCTGCATGA
- a CDS encoding HlyD family efflux transporter periplasmic adaptor subunit gives MTRSGITGIGGTRCAALALAVSFTFAGCGGGTKPDAYGNFEATEVVVSSQTAGQIQRFTPVEGMQLARGAEVALVDTTQLALQQEQVDAQRNAANERNTEAAKQLKVLLVQRDVSQRAYERTQRLHAEQAATAQQLDQAERDYRTLLAQIEAARAQSRSVGMEAASADAQVAQIRDRIGKSLVTNPQTGTVLTTYARAGEVVQAGTPLYRIADLDTLVLRAYVSEPQLSSFRVGQIVDVHVDRGGHVMTLPGTVSWVSSTSEFTPTPVQTRDERADLVYAVKVRVVNRDGALKIGMPGDLSIRATSAKAAVNPAANTDSPAPARSS, from the coding sequence ATGACTCGCTCTGGTATTACCGGCATCGGCGGGACGCGCTGCGCGGCGCTGGCGCTGGCCGTCAGTTTCACTTTCGCCGGTTGCGGAGGTGGAACCAAGCCTGATGCGTACGGCAACTTCGAGGCGACCGAGGTTGTAGTATCGTCGCAAACTGCGGGACAGATTCAGCGCTTCACTCCCGTTGAAGGAATGCAGCTCGCACGCGGCGCGGAGGTGGCGCTCGTCGATACGACCCAGCTTGCGCTGCAGCAGGAACAGGTGGACGCCCAGCGCAATGCGGCGAACGAGCGCAATACGGAAGCTGCGAAGCAGTTGAAGGTGTTGCTGGTGCAACGGGACGTGTCGCAGCGGGCATACGAGCGTACTCAGCGACTGCACGCAGAGCAGGCGGCGACGGCACAACAGTTGGATCAGGCCGAGCGGGATTATCGTACGTTGCTGGCGCAGATAGAAGCTGCCCGGGCACAGAGCAGGAGCGTGGGGATGGAGGCGGCGTCGGCGGATGCGCAGGTGGCGCAGATCCGCGACCGGATCGGCAAGAGCCTGGTGACGAATCCGCAGACCGGAACTGTGTTGACGACGTATGCGCGCGCCGGAGAGGTGGTGCAGGCCGGAACACCGCTGTACCGGATCGCGGATCTCGACACGCTGGTATTGCGCGCGTACGTGAGCGAGCCGCAACTGTCGTCATTCAGGGTCGGGCAGATCGTCGACGTGCATGTCGATCGCGGCGGTCATGTAATGACGCTGCCCGGAACAGTGAGTTGGGTGTCGTCTACATCGGAATTCACACCGACGCCGGTTCAGACGCGCGATGAGCGCGCGGATCTGGTGTACGCGGTCAAGGTGCGCGTCGTCAATCGCGATGGCGCGCTCAAGATTGGAATGCCGGGGGACCTGTCCATTCGAGCGACGAGCGCGAAAGCTGCCGTGAATCCTGCGGCCAACACCGATTCACCGGCGCCGGCGCGCAGCTCATGA
- a CDS encoding TolC family protein translates to MTCRQSVSAIVCAAISICAGPVMLHAQQAAARDSLRLDDLQNRAVQHDPRTRQLDLLSSQSALRMQDIDASRLPVISANAQGQYQSQVVTLPLQLPNGLSLPVPAHDTYDAHVGAQQPIYDPTVSARRSVERAQLAASEAGVQASTFALRQNVNDAYFSALLQQAQRAEQESAITDLEARRKIAASRVAQGSALPSETDMLDAELLRRRQAVAQLAASRDAALVVLGDLTGQKITGADALVLPDLGAEVARARQSVDTLRARPEYEQFARTGDVLAQQQASLGAADLPRVSAFGRAGYGRPGLNPLAQEFSNYWLAGVQVEWTPWNWGATRRDREVLALQRQIVATNEAAFTQSVRRAIAHDVASIDQLAQTLVDDDTIVALREKILRETGFRFSEGVITSAEYVDRETDLLDARLSRATHRVQLAQARANFLTSLGLGVH, encoded by the coding sequence ATGACGTGTCGTCAATCAGTGAGCGCAATTGTATGCGCGGCGATTTCAATTTGTGCCGGTCCGGTGATGCTGCACGCGCAGCAGGCGGCCGCGCGTGACTCGCTTCGGCTCGACGACCTGCAGAACCGCGCTGTGCAACACGACCCGCGCACCCGACAGCTCGATCTGCTATCGTCGCAGTCGGCGCTCCGGATGCAGGACATCGATGCATCACGGCTTCCCGTAATCAGCGCGAATGCTCAGGGGCAGTATCAATCGCAAGTAGTGACGCTCCCGCTGCAGCTTCCGAACGGATTGTCATTGCCCGTTCCGGCGCACGACACGTACGACGCGCACGTCGGAGCGCAGCAGCCGATCTACGACCCGACAGTGAGCGCACGACGCAGCGTCGAGCGGGCACAGCTCGCAGCGTCGGAGGCTGGTGTTCAGGCATCCACGTTCGCTCTGCGCCAGAACGTCAACGACGCGTACTTCTCGGCGTTGCTGCAACAGGCTCAACGCGCCGAACAGGAGAGCGCGATCACCGACCTGGAGGCGAGGCGAAAGATTGCAGCCAGCCGCGTCGCGCAAGGATCGGCGCTACCAAGTGAGACGGACATGCTCGATGCGGAGCTCCTGCGTCGCCGTCAGGCGGTTGCGCAGCTTGCCGCCAGTCGCGACGCTGCGCTGGTCGTGCTCGGCGATCTTACCGGCCAGAAGATAACGGGCGCGGATGCGCTGGTGCTGCCGGATCTGGGCGCGGAGGTTGCGCGAGCACGACAGAGCGTCGACACATTGCGGGCGCGGCCCGAATACGAGCAGTTCGCGCGCACGGGTGACGTTCTGGCGCAGCAACAGGCATCACTCGGCGCGGCAGATCTGCCGCGCGTGTCCGCATTCGGACGCGCCGGCTACGGGAGACCGGGCCTGAACCCGCTGGCGCAGGAATTCAGCAACTACTGGCTCGCCGGCGTTCAGGTCGAATGGACGCCGTGGAACTGGGGCGCAACGAGACGGGATCGCGAGGTGCTGGCGCTCCAGCGACAGATCGTTGCCACCAACGAAGCTGCATTCACGCAGAGTGTTCGACGAGCGATCGCGCATGACGTCGCCTCGATCGATCAGCTGGCGCAAACACTGGTGGATGACGACACGATCGTCGCTCTGCGCGAGAAGATTCTTCGCGAAACCGGATTCCGGTTTTCGGAAGGCGTGATCACGTCTGCGGAATACGTTGATCGCGAAACCGACCTGCTGGACGCGCGGCTGTCGCGCGCCACGCATCGCGTGCAGCTGGCACAGGCGCGCGCGAACTTTCTGACATCACTCGGCCTGGGAGTTCACTGA
- a CDS encoding TetR/AcrR family transcriptional regulator yields MSRDKDGETEERILRAARTVFVRHGTAGARMQEIAEEAGVNQALLHYYFRSKDRLAQAVFRDVAGRMVPSIVAVLGSESSIEQKVEQFVHLYIDVVRQSPFIPGYIVAELHFNPERLTALAAEIAGTHPASVMQAFLPRLGAQIDEQVKIGAMRSIAPDQFFVNLVALCVFPFIARPVLRIVFGQDDAAFSRFLDERRRELPDFILNALRP; encoded by the coding sequence ATGTCCAGGGATAAGGACGGCGAGACCGAGGAGCGGATCCTTCGGGCGGCACGAACGGTCTTCGTGCGGCACGGGACCGCCGGCGCGCGAATGCAGGAGATCGCCGAGGAGGCCGGGGTCAACCAGGCGCTGCTGCACTATTACTTCCGGTCCAAGGACCGCCTGGCGCAGGCTGTTTTCCGCGACGTCGCGGGGCGGATGGTGCCGTCTATCGTCGCCGTGCTCGGCTCCGAGAGCAGTATCGAGCAGAAGGTCGAGCAGTTCGTTCACCTCTACATCGACGTCGTGCGGCAGAGTCCGTTCATTCCGGGCTATATCGTCGCAGAGCTGCACTTCAATCCCGAGCGGCTCACGGCGCTGGCGGCAGAAATCGCGGGCACGCATCCGGCGAGCGTGATGCAGGCATTTCTGCCACGACTCGGTGCGCAGATCGACGAGCAGGTGAAGATCGGCGCGATGCGCTCGATCGCGCCGGACCAGTTTTTCGTGAATCTGGTCGCGCTGTGCGTCTTTCCGTTCATCGCGAGGCCGGTGCTTCGCATCGTCTTCGGCCAGGACGACGCGGCGTTCTCGCGATTCCTCGACGAGCGGAGACGCGAGCTTCCTGACTTCATCCTCAACGCGCTGAGGCCGTGA